In Panacibacter ginsenosidivorans, the following proteins share a genomic window:
- a CDS encoding Na+/H+ antiporter: protein MIVDQLLLIIGLLFCVSMLSMLSEKLHIPYPIFLVIAGLLISIIPGMPVIKLDPNLVFLIFLPPLLYAAAWNTSWHEFWSAKRPISMLSFGLVIFTSGAVAFAAHAMIPGFSLAMGFLLGGIISPPDAIAATSIIQKLKVPKRVVTILEGESLVNDASSLIVFRFALAAISTGQFVFWNATGDFFLVVIMGILIGVAIAHIIYALHRFLPTTPSIDTAITLISPYLMYITAEHFHFSGVLAVVSGGLFLTFRSHEIFSYDTRLQAISVWQTLVFLLNGIVFILIGLQLPEIIKGLDNYSITEAITYAVVISLLTIVIRLLWVYPGAYIPRFLFKGIREKEANPGWKLIFITGWSGMRGLVSLASALAVPLVLNDGTAFPHRNLILFITFVVILFTLVLQGLSLPWIIRKLGIESTESPQQQEREIRYKLAVAVLKHLINNYSDETENIEAYKRVKERYERMVEIAEKKLDAAEVKDEPPSFLPNYYKMLYEMIEVRRAQLNEMRNSKLYSDELLREKERELDLEEARIRK, encoded by the coding sequence ATGATAGTGGACCAGCTGCTTCTTATTATCGGATTGCTATTTTGTGTGTCTATGCTTTCTATGCTTAGCGAGAAACTACACATTCCTTATCCCATTTTTCTTGTGATAGCAGGCTTATTGATCAGCATTATACCAGGTATGCCTGTTATAAAACTCGATCCAAATCTTGTCTTCCTCATTTTTCTGCCGCCCTTACTATACGCAGCAGCATGGAATACTTCCTGGCATGAGTTCTGGTCCGCAAAAAGACCGATCTCAATGCTCTCATTCGGACTTGTTATTTTTACATCAGGAGCCGTTGCCTTTGCAGCTCATGCAATGATACCAGGCTTTTCACTGGCAATGGGCTTTTTATTAGGTGGCATCATTTCTCCTCCCGATGCTATCGCGGCTACAAGTATTATTCAAAAGCTAAAAGTGCCGAAGCGGGTTGTTACCATTCTTGAAGGAGAAAGCCTGGTTAATGATGCATCGAGCCTTATTGTTTTTCGTTTTGCATTGGCAGCTATTTCAACAGGACAATTTGTTTTCTGGAATGCAACTGGAGATTTCTTTCTTGTTGTTATCATGGGCATTCTCATAGGTGTTGCTATTGCACATATCATTTATGCTTTGCACCGGTTTTTGCCAACCACCCCCAGCATTGATACAGCCATTACACTTATTTCTCCGTATCTCATGTATATAACTGCCGAGCATTTTCATTTTTCAGGCGTGCTGGCGGTAGTAAGTGGCGGTTTGTTTCTTACATTCAGGTCTCATGAAATTTTTTCTTACGATACAAGGTTACAGGCCATCAGTGTTTGGCAAACATTGGTATTCCTGTTAAATGGAATAGTGTTTATTCTTATCGGTCTGCAACTACCGGAGATCATTAAAGGGCTTGATAATTATTCGATAACTGAAGCAATAACCTATGCAGTAGTTATTAGTTTGCTTACAATAGTTATACGACTGCTTTGGGTTTACCCAGGTGCATATATTCCAAGATTTCTTTTTAAAGGCATAAGAGAAAAAGAAGCTAACCCCGGCTGGAAACTTATTTTTATAACCGGCTGGAGTGGCATGCGTGGTTTAGTGTCACTTGCTTCCGCATTAGCCGTACCGCTTGTATTAAATGATGGAACTGCATTTCCGCACCGCAACCTTATTTTGTTCATCACCTTTGTGGTGATATTGTTTACACTTGTTCTTCAGGGTTTAAGTTTGCCGTGGATCATACGCAAATTAGGGATCGAATCAACAGAGTCTCCTCAACAACAAGAGAGAGAAATAAGATATAAATTGGCAGTTGCTGTACTTAAGCATTTAATAAATAATTATTCGGATGAAACAGAAAACATTGAAGCTTACAAAAGAGTAAAAGAACGTTATGAACGTATGGTTGAAATTGCAGAAAAAAAATTAGATGCAGCTGAGGTAAAAGACGAGCCTCCTTCTTTTTTACCTAACTATTATAAAATGCTTTACGAAATGATCGAGGTAAGAAGAGCGCAGTTAAATGAAATGCGTAATTCAAAATTATATAGCGATGAATTATTACGCGAAAAGGAAAGAGAACTTGACCTGGAGGAAGCCAGAATAAGAAAATAA